In Panicum virgatum strain AP13 chromosome 5K, P.virgatum_v5, whole genome shotgun sequence, the genomic window AATCAAATCTGCATGCTACACATTCATTTTAATAACAGAATGAATAAGCATTCTTCGTACATAATACGTGTCAAAACATATTTGATATTACTCAATAACTCCCTTTGCAGTTTTGTGCAATGAGGAAAGAAAGCAGGAGACATTTCTCAGCACTTGTCAGTATGCATGTTTGGGCAGCTTCAAGGGAAGAACGTGTTTCATCATTAGGCTTAAGGCTGTGCACCCTTGTCTATCTAATTAACTCTAAAACAATATAAAATCCAACTAGCAACGGCAAGGAGACAAGCATCCCAAAAATAACCCTGCAAAATTGAGCAACAATATGGTTAAGGCTGAGAAATTGCAGGAGCAAGCCTTCAACTACTAGCAACCTGTAGCCAGATCAAAATACTTACGCGGTACTGAGAACATCAGCATGCAACCCATATTCTTTTGCGAATATAAATGATGTGATGGATTGAGGTAGTGCAGCCTGTAGAAAGTTTGTACAAATATTAGCCTATGCATAAGTTCTATACTTCAGGTGGAAACAAAATCTCAAGAGATCAATATTGTACACATATGCTCGCATTACTCACTAGAAACAAATTGAAAACACAATGGGGCACCAAATTGGCTCTCAAAAATGAATCGGGTTTGACATCCTTTTATCATACGGTAAATCCAACTTGGCAAACAGAAATAATTTTTATCTTTGAGCATAAGGAAGCTCCTATCTCTCTAAAACAAAACTGATACCATTTTACATCCTTTTGTCATATTATATATATGACTCGAAGTGTCTAAAATCTAAATGGGGCATCAGTCAATACGGCGAATAAATTATTCTCTTCTGTTATTTGACGGTGCTCCTCATCAAAAACCTTTCCTTCTCCCAAGAAAGCAAACCTTTTTTTTTATCGAGTTGAAGTTAGTTCATCTCCAGTGAGATGCGCATTAGCATGCATGTGAATAGGTCTGCCCTGGTGCATTTTACAAGTGGATGCTCCACAAGAGCAACTACTGGGTTTTAAAACCTTCAGCAGAATCATGTCGTAGGACTTTATATATATTTCTATTAATATATTGGACCCGGTGTTTAATTAATATAGTTTGATCCATCATTATGCATTATGCATCTGATAAGTGGTTGGTGATGACTTCCCGAGTTGATGCTTTTGACCTGGCATTTTGCTTGGCAGATGACCATGAATTGTGTGGGGACAGGGTCTAGAACATACCAATTACAGATGTGCTACTCAGGTGTAATGGTCATGCTGCACTTTCTTGAACAAAGTTTTGTTTGCTCTGTGTacgtttttttttaattcaagatggttttttcttttcttcaatGATCTCTTATCTTTGGCAGGAGTCAAAATGTGGTGAAGCAATAGGGATATGCACTTTTTGTTATGAAAAGTGAGGCTGCACCGACCCATTGAGGCTAACCCACTCTCACGCTGGATAAGTTTATCAAGAAAACACTACCCTAAAGTGATCTTCTACATTTTCAGACAACAAAAACACTACCCTAAAGTGATCTTCTACATTTTCAGACAACAACATTACTGGTTTTGTGTTCCATGTTCTTGGAATAGGATTCATGCATTGTTTAGTGTTGGAAAATTTAATGTTTGACTCATGTTTCTGTGTGATATGAAAGTGAATGCTCTGTAGTCTTATACAAGGTCAAGATAACCAATGTGCTTATACTGAAATAATGATGATAACAACTATTGTGTGGAATGCGCACTTGCATAAACATCGGGACTAATTAACTACCCTGTTATTGCGCCTTTGAGCACGCTGTTTATTAAGCTACATATAAGGTTCATGTTTATGGCTGTGCAAGCAACATTGGTCTTAAAGCACAATTTGGTAAGGTTAGTGGTGCTCTGCTGTCCTGGTGCTGACAAGCTCATCTCGTATCTCAATGTGGTGATTTTGTGGTTTTGACATCAGACCCTCCATTTGTTCAGGTATCTTTCTTTTGCCTGACGTTGTCAACCATACGCATAAGGCACCTCTGTTTTGTTTTATAAAGGCTACTCCGGTTTCCGGTGACCTTTATTCCTGACCCGTCTACACAAAACGTTCGGGCGGCTTGTGCGATAATTTTTTGTGTGGATGCAGTGTAATGTCGGCGCAATGCAATCATGATGGATGACCTTGGGAAATATTTTGTCCCGGAGTTAAACTACTATACCCAAAAAGGAAGTAATAACTAGAAAGTTCAGAATTTTGCCCATGCATGTACCTATCAGTCGTGTGCGTCGTGACATTCAATTGGGAATCGTCAAGGGATGTTTTGTCAAAAGTAAAGTTGCGAGACTTCGGTCTGAAGTGTTGGTAAAAGTTACAGCTAAAACGCCTACAGAAGGTAGGTAGATTGACATCATCGTACCATCAACTCTACGTAGCAACCACCACCAGAAACTGCCTCCTCCTGAGGTTAATTATATACTACTAATAAACCATCATATTTGCTCCCCAATTCATAAGCTAATTTATTACTGTCTGCTTCACAAATCAATACGAACTTCGTAGGAAATTCCAATGCGAACCACTATTATAATTACTAGCACCAATTTTTTGTGCAAATTTCTTTCTTGCCATTGCCAAGTATATAGCTATTTTAAATTCCAATGCTAAATTGTTAATCCAAAGAGGCGAGCGAGCCGGTACCTGTATGATGGCGACGCGGAGGACGTCGCCGCGGAGGCCGACGGCGATGGAGCCgatggccatggcggccgggcCGAGCGCGAACTTGAGCACGAGGCCCAGCGCCGCAAAGCACGGCCCGCACGCCAGCACCTTCTCCTGCTGCGCCATGAACAACCCTGCATGCCATGCAACAGCAGAAAATGACATGCCCGGCGTCAGAAAGTTATCCGTCGTAAATCACTATAGTTCGTGGCTGGGGCGTCATTATAGTTATTATATGACTAAGAAAACGCTTTTTTTCATGAGGTAaatcggatttttttttttcgaaacaaaAAATCGGATTGCTTTTTCACTTTCTTTTTAGTTACGTTACAGCGCTAGCACACTCATGCGGCAGATAGAATTTATGCCCTTTGGCTCGGATCCTAATCCTGCTCCTTTTTATTCCTTGTATTATTTTGGTGATTATCGAATAGAATATGTATTAATGGCTGAAGTATTAGATACGAGAAAGTTGGAATATTGAGTCATTCGAgaaaaagatttatctattgtACATACATGTATGGTTGAGATTAAGCATTATTATTTGCTAGTAGCTTTGCAGCCTGAATAATTTTGACAGGTCGATCTATCAGTATTCAGTCCTATATTCGACAACACTCTTATTTAATTAATTTGTACCAAAAGTTAATTTCTCTACATCTTATTTGTGTATATGTCAGTATATGATTTTCGGAGGAGATCAGATAGAACATGTTATTCATCCAGTACATGTACAGTTTGAAACGATCGAATCGACCTGATCTAGCGAAATTTATGTTTTGCATGTGTCATTCAGTGTACTCACCCATGCTGAACATGGCCATTCCTGTGCCCGACTTGGACATGATGAGCACCGAGCCCTCGAAGGCGCTGGGCAGCTCGATGTGCAGCCTGTTCCAGTATATATTCAGAGACAAGaacaatatatataattttCCATCGTCGTCAGAGATACGCATTCAGATTCATCAGTAGACTGATTTATGTTAGTAAACTCGATCGGTGTAAGCTCACATCATGCATGCGCGATCGACGATGCACATTATATTAGCCGGAGACAAGAATTATTAAAGAAACTGAAGAAATTAGTTGTGGAGTCTGCATTAGCTGGAGCATCGTCGATCAGAGAGCAGCCGCATCACCATGCATCTAGCTAGCTAGTGTCACGTACGTCAGATCACAAATTCCTGGTGGCAGCTAGTAGCTACCCTGGCTACCACACATTTCGCACTAGCCAAATTAAAgccgccggcccggccgccggcggcaaaTAACCGAACAATCCCTAGCAACAAGTTAAGCCATCGAATCGAATCACGCCTGCAATGTgaccaggaggagggagtgcatCATACAGAATGCATGGACGACACGAGAGACGACGTACCTGTTGGCGACGCAGGCCCAGGTGATGCCGACGAAGCTGGCGTACGTGTTGGGGTTGCGCGACAGCTTGTGCGCCACCACCTTGACGAGCGCCCAGAGCGacggcttgccgccgccgccgatggagcTGACGGGCACGGCGCCATCGGCGGCCTCGACGTCCTTGACGGCCGGGGAgtcgtccgcggcggcgacgtaCATGCCTATGGCGGCCTTCCTGACCTCGAGCACGAAGAGCAGGAGCGTGAGCCAGACGATGGCCTGGAAGACGGAGAGCTGGACGACGAGCTGCTGCGCCCACTCGCCGTACATGGCCCGGGCCATGGGCACGCCGACGACGAGCGAGTTGGTGAGCGTGGAGAGGGAGAAGCCGGTGATGGACCAGCCGACGGCGCAGCCGGcgcccttggcggcggcgaACCTGGCCCAGCAGGCGATGACGGCGACGAGGACGGCCTTGGAGATGACGTCGGCGGCGACAGCGCGGTAGTTGACCTGGAACGGGTCGGTGTGCAGAGTGAACTCGAAGGTGAAGAAGGGCAGCGCGAAGAAGGCCACCAGGCGGTTCACGGCGTCGCACTGCTCCCGCGTGAAGATGCGCCACCACCGCACGGACCCGTACCCCAGGAACAGCGCGAAGTAGAGCGgcaccgtcgccgccaccaccttGTACACGTCGCCCCACCCGATCATCTCGCCTCGATCGATCGTGCAGGTTGAACAGTACCCAGGGATGTGCAGTGTGAGAGGCAGGGTGTCACGTGTGGGGTGGCGATGGAGCTTTATAGAGCGCGAGCTCTAGCTAGAAGGAAGCCGACGACGTCAGGTGCATGCAGGTAGCGTCAGCAACAAGGGAAGCTAGCTAGTATGGGTCGGTGGATCGTGGCCGTTGAAACGAGAGCATGGAATAATTGTCAGCGATAAGCACGAAAGCGATGCGGGGTTTAGAGATAGGGAGGTAGAGCTCTAGAGATCGACTACAGAGTCTCATCAGCTCGCTTTGATTCTGAATTTTTCTGATGGCATGGCGATATTATTCATGCGAGCACGCCATGCCGGTCGATGGGGGGTTGACGAAGGGAGAAATTAAAATCAAGAAGAGCTTCAGGGTCTCAGGGACGGATAGACTGGAGTGGCCATATAGTGCACGCGCAAATCCAGGAGAGCGCGTGACAGTGGCCGAAAGTCGAGTCCGTGCAAGTGTGGTCTCGCTAGCTTTCGGCCTCATGCTCTGATGACCAGAGTGGTGAGTGTGGCGACCGTCCTCACATTGTTGTGATCTCTTGGTCCATGCTTGCCTACTGAAAACACCCTTAGCATTTAGCAAGTTCTCGAGCATAACATTAATTAATTGTTGCTATTTTCATTATCCCTGCTGaacgaaaaagcactcagcagATCGCTTCCTACTGAAGATTTCATTCTCTGAATCTCTGACGCTTCAACGTCTCGGGTGGTCGGCATTGCTGCAAAAGCGCCCTACGAGTAGGATCACTCCTGCAGGTGGAGTGGACAAAGCAAACCCTTGCTACAATTCTCACGCGCACATATTCGCTCGCGCGTACTACTGGAGCAGAGACAAAAAGAGACGTGATCCTTTGGAGGGTTCACCCATGGATCAGAGCATATATTGGCGCAAAGGAACTAATACTGTTGTACAGTGGTCAGTACGTGGTTATTCTCCTAGCCCTTGCCTGTTGTCCAAACATGCCTGTATTTTTTTTCGTGGAACGAAGAGTGAATGACATTGATGTCACTTTGTATTGGCTTTCAAGAGAGTCCTGGAATATATATCACGGATATGTTATGAAAGTACTTCCATAACAtatgaattttataagtttttaGAATCATTTTCATACAAGAAGCTAGGGTCAAAGTTGCACGGACTCTGAAGACCCTTATTACTTGCCGAATCTTCGAAATGCTGACTACGAATGTCTTTCTGATATTATATTGGTTAGGGTCGAAGTTAGGGTCAAAAGGCTGGAGATCATTAGTTGCACAAAACAATATCCGCTGACCAAGAGTCATGTTTTCAACAGCATCCCAGCACTAAACAAAAGTAGCGTTTCTAGTTAGACAAACACTGAAGTTACTCGACTAGACTCCGTTctaaattgtaggtcgtttgattttttttaccttGACCACTTGTCTTATTCAGAAAAATTTCATCATGCTGTAGCATGCATATATCCACCGGCATTGAGGACACAGATATTAAACACAAGAGGGTTAGCATATGAAGGCACACGTAAATATCCGACCTAATTCAGAAACCAACGCAATAATATTCTCCTTTTTTACTTCAGCAAATGAGGTAAAGGACAAGCAAGGCAGCGATGTCCACAATATATATTCCGATCCAGGTCCTGTTATCCGAGAGGATTAGGGAATTAATCCCCAAATGCatgcatgctgctgctgctttgttTGATCGATGCATGGAACCAACTGCTGACGCCCACATGATGGACAAGTTGAAACATCTGGTCACGCAGGCAGGGGAGAAGTTCCTAATCCGTCCCAACGCAAGTCCCATCGACAGATCATCTGCTACTTCCATCCGCATCCTCCAATGCGATCACGCTGCAATTGCAAATGCCCCCGGCAACTTGCAATTGGAGAATGGCTTCCTCCTCTTCGGTGGCAGAGGGAATTTTGCATCGACCGCCGGATCATGCCCCCTGCATGCTGTGTGTCAGCATTCGGCACGAACAGAGGCTCACTCGGTGACGGCCTTGCTGCAGAATGGAGATGGCATCTCCCCTCCCATTTGTTTCAGGAGCATGATCGCGCAAAGGAATTGTTCTTCCTCTTGTTCCGTTCTTCAGGTGGGGCCAAATAGTAGCCTTTTTTGTGGAGCCCTTCTGTCACGGCTACCATTGAAGACTTTGCCAAGCACATTCAGTCATTCAGATTAGCAGACTGGAAGTGGAAGGTCCATGAAATGCAATTTCAGGATGATTGCATTCCACTGAATTATTAATTTACCATCATTTTGAAACTTTACCCAAAAGAATAGGAATTTTCGCGTTTCTTATTAGCAAATACTCGCAGCCGTTAGTTTGGAACAAATGCATGGATCACTCATGGGCTCAAAACAGAATGTAAACTAGTGgcaagcaagcagagctcggTTTCTGCAGCATGCAAATGGCAAGATTGAGTGGTCCGAAGCAGTTTTGTCCTAGCTCTGCTGCACCTCCACTTGTACAGTGTATATGGCTGCTATAGTGCTATACGAAGGCAAGCGAATATCAACTGTTGGAAGAGCACATTATCTTGGTACAGGATTTCGTATAATTCAATCTGTATTCCGCATAACCAAATGATCGAAAGAGATGTGCATATTAATTTCTGTATGTCTAAATTTTAATCGGATATTCTCTTGTCCACAGACCAGAGTCTTGTCGGTCTGGTTCTtcgaaagaaaaaggaaaagagtcCTGTCGAATGTCGATCTCTGATGCGCACAAACAGCAGTGTCAGTTTAGCCACACTATCGATGCAGCAGGACTGCAACGGCCAACTTATGCAGATAATACCACTGAATCAACTGATTGGTGAATCATATGCTGCTTATCTGCAGACAGAAAGATATACATCACATAGTACGAGCTCATTGCTAGCCAGAATTCAGGTTTGGGTGTCAGACGATGAGAAGCAACATAACTTCATAGCTCACAAAATTTCAACAGACTGAACAAGAAATAACATATCGAAACACACCGCCCACAACAGCATGTTTGCTCCATGTCCATGTCCAGTTCATGCGGCCATAGGTTGTACATTAAAGCAGAAAACAAAGCTAGAAGAGACCAACGTTCTCCTACCCTCTACGAGACGACACCAACCAATAGATGCGCCCAGACCGTTTGGTCAACCTCAAGAACTACGCTGTGCGGCAAACCAGAGGATATCTTCGCTTGCATCTCAGGATGCATACACTGGAACTCATCCAGTCGCAATGGTGTTCCCCGCTTACAGTTGGACTTCCCTGCCATATACCCAGCTGAAGGGCATCGTGCCAGCTTTCTTGGCTCTGCTCTGGGCCCTCTCGTCCAGCTTCCTGATCCTTGAAGCAAGGGTGCAAAGGTAGTCCTGGGCCTTGTTCCCCTCACCAGACAGACCAGTCAGGTCTGACACCTTCCACCTGTTGACAAGGAACTCAAGGATGTCGGCGTAGTCCCTAGCAGTGTACACACCAAGCCTCTGCGCGACCATGGAGAAGTGCTCAAACAGCTTGTCATCCTGCCCGTCAAACATCAGGTGGGCAGGCAtggaaatcttcttcttcatcatgtcAGCCAAAGCAACGACAGTGCCATCAGGGTCGATCTCAAACAGCTTCTCAACAATCTTGGTGTATGCAGTTTCATGCCGCTTCTCATCTGAAGCGATGATGCCACAGATCTGCGCGAGCTTCAGGTCACCATAGTCCTTGG contains:
- the LOC120709070 gene encoding probable auxin efflux carrier component 5a — encoded protein: MIGWGDVYKVVAATVPLYFALFLGYGSVRWWRIFTREQCDAVNRLVAFFALPFFTFEFTLHTDPFQVNYRAVAADVISKAVLVAVIACWARFAAAKGAGCAVGWSITGFSLSTLTNSLVVGVPMARAMYGEWAQQLVVQLSVFQAIVWLTLLLFVLEVRKAAIGMYVAAADDSPAVKDVEAADGAVPVSSIGGGGKPSLWALVKVVAHKLSRNPNTYASFVGITWACVANRLHIELPSAFEGSVLIMSKSGTGMAMFSMGLFMAQQEKVLACGPCFAALGLVLKFALGPAAMAIGSIAVGLRGDVLRVAIIQAALPQSITSFIFAKEYGLHADVLSTAVIFGMLVSLPLLVGFYIVLELIR